From the Lathyrus oleraceus cultivar Zhongwan6 chromosome 4, CAAS_Psat_ZW6_1.0, whole genome shotgun sequence genome, one window contains:
- the LOC127074325 gene encoding cytochrome c oxidase subunit 6a, mitochondrial — protein MATTLARSGFLRNVLRRGGSGSSPAPKRSFSSSSHYDDAHETAKWEKITYLGIVSCTALATYILSKGHHHYDAPPAYSYLHIRNKEFPWGPDGLFEVKEEHH, from the exons ATGGCGACAACTTTGGCGAGATCTGGTTTTCTTCGCAACGTCCTACGACGAGGAGGCTCCGGCAGCTCCCCCGCTCCCAAGCGAAGCTTTTCTTCCTCCTCTCATTACGATGATGCAC ACGAAACGGCCAAATGGGAGAAGATCACATATTTAGGCATTGTTTCATGCACCGCTTTAGCCACTTATATTCTCTCAAAGGGTCACCACCACTATGATGCACCTCCT GCATACTCATATTTGCATATCCGCAATAAGGAATTCCCATGGG GTCCTGATGGGCTATTTGAAGTCAAGGAAGAGCACCACTAG